In Pseudomonadota bacterium, one DNA window encodes the following:
- a CDS encoding ATP-binding protein: CTSCSAGPAFEGGGVKNGMRASRGAIEQVRINPETYEPMVITIGNQKPLGICGSGLIDAAAELLLTGIIEPNGKFDRTLKTPRIRERDNGWEFVLVSAEQAAEGIGDIVLTEGDLDNLIRTKGAIYAGCRILLESVGLSFNDLDRVIIAGGFGQFINLERAIFIGLLPELPTDKFMFVGNGALLGARLVSFSREMMKDAQRVSDMMTNIELANNMKFMDEYVAALFLPHTDTAAFPGVMKMLEENN, from the coding sequence TGTACTTCCTGTTCCGCCGGCCCGGCTTTTGAAGGGGGCGGGGTGAAAAATGGCATGCGCGCTTCCCGGGGTGCCATTGAACAGGTACGGATCAATCCAGAGACCTATGAACCCATGGTTATCACCATCGGCAACCAGAAACCGCTGGGAATCTGCGGCTCCGGCCTCATTGATGCAGCAGCTGAACTCTTGCTGACCGGAATTATTGAACCCAACGGAAAATTTGACCGCACCTTAAAGACTCCAAGGATACGTGAAAGAGATAATGGCTGGGAATTTGTTCTGGTTTCGGCGGAACAGGCTGCCGAGGGAATTGGCGATATTGTCCTGACCGAAGGAGATCTTGACAATCTTATCCGCACCAAGGGGGCCATTTACGCCGGCTGTCGTATCCTGCTGGAAAGCGTGGGTTTGAGCTTCAACGATTTGGATCGGGTGATAATCGCCGGTGGCTTTGGCCAGTTTATTAATTTAGAAAGAGCCATTTTTATCGGTCTGTTACCTGAATTACCGACAGATAAATTCATGTTTGTGGGCAATGGAGCTCTCCTGGGTGCCAGGCTGGTTTCTTTTTCCCGAGAGATGATGAAGGATGCCCAGCGGGTTTCAGATATGATGACTAATATTGAACTGGCAAATAACATGAAATTCATGGATGAATATGTGGCGGCCCTGTTTCTGCCCCACACCGATACGGCCGCTTTTCCGGGCGTAATGAAAATGCTGGAAGAAAACAACTGA